The DNA region AGTCGTTCGTTAGTCCTGAAAATTTGTCCGTTAGTCAAATAAAGCTTAAAGATGTCTCCAACTTGTCTCCTAGTGCATGTTCTAAAATGTCTCCTAATGTCTCCTATTCTGCAAATTTAGGTAAAAATTTGTCTCCTAGTCCCTCCAAGCTTAAAGAAGAAAGCTTAAACAATGATATGATAAGCATTCCTTTTTTTGAAAATGTAAGAGCAAGTGCTGGAAGTGGTGATTATAATGACGAAGAAAGCACTCAAGCTTTAGGACTTTCTAAAAGCTTTTTGCGTGAATGCTTTGGCTTATATTCTTTTATAAAACTTTGTGTGATTGTAGGACATGGTGATTCTATGATACCAACGCTTCCTGAAAATTGCTATCTTTTGATACAACAAGGCGAAGTAAAAGAAGGTGAAATTTGTGTAACACGCATAGAAGATGAACTTTTCGTAAAACGCCTTCAAAAACGCCCTAAACTAAAGCTTTTTAGTGATAACAAAGCGTATGAGCCTATTGATTTAGATGGAGAAAATTTTGAAATACTAGGACGCGTTGTAGGGTATTTTAAAAAAACTACTTTGTAGCTTTTAAAGATGTTTAAAAAGCTTTGTAAAGCCGATGTAAAAAGAATGTAAAAACTTTGTAAAAAAGTGTAAAGTAAAATGTAAAAAAATGTCAAAACTTAAAGCCCACTTTGATTTCTAAAAAAATCCCAACAAAGCACTATAAAATAAAGCTTTAAATAAATTTTATTTCACTTTGATTTTTTACATAATTTTATAGCCACTTTTAGAGGCTTTAAATTTAAAGCCCTTTTTGCATGTTTTTCAAAAAGATGGACGCCCTAAGATAGAACTTGTTAGTGTTGGTGGGGAAAGTGGGGCTAGGGCTAGGATTTGTAGATTTTCTTGGGTGCTTGATCTGCAAAGGCAGTGTATAGAAGCTGGGGTAAAAT from Campylobacter sp. MIT 99-7217 includes:
- a CDS encoding XRE family transcriptional regulator, which produces MEIGKKIRIAREDKGWTQDYLAKQLNITTRTLQNYEYGKSDVGVILLTRIAKILNIDSKYFFEEKSSQVVRKSSSEKVRKSFVSPENLSVSQIKLKDVSNLSPSACSKMSPNVSYSANLGKNLSPSPSKLKEESLNNDMISIPFFENVRASAGSGDYNDEESTQALGLSKSFLRECFGLYSFIKLCVIVGHGDSMIPTLPENCYLLIQQGEVKEGEICVTRIEDELFVKRLQKRPKLKLFSDNKAYEPIDLDGENFEILGRVVGYFKKTTL